GTTAACTGttatacaatttaaaataaaatctggtTTAGCTATCAGCTGTCactgaaaacaatgaaaaagtgTCACATGTGAAAGATGTTCCTTCATTTCAGAAGCTCacagagaggttgaagcagcatCGACAGCCTCCTCTCCAAATGATGGGAAACAAGGTGAGCTCATATAGCGGAGACCTtaagttataaacagttgtatCTATCAGTATCAACACTCTAAGTACAAGTTTCAAAACTTTAAACTTTCTCAGTTACAAAGATAAGTATATTATTTACAGTTATTCTGGTGTGTCTTGATGAGCTGCTTTGACCCCTGTTGACCTTCAACACCAAACAGGTCGAAAACAGTCTGAGGCTCTAAGCAGGTTAACTTGGGACCAGGCTAGAAGAAGATTGTGAGCATGACAGAGGATGACAGTGGCAAAAACATGTTTCTGGTGAAATGTTGTTAGTTGTTTTTAGTGTTACAAGTGTAATCGGAGTTTTCAATTTTTCAagatacacaaaaaaaaacttatttaactaaaaaaatTTGTAGATTATAAAGTGTTGGGAAATCAATGTGAAAACTGTGCAGACATGGACATCGTGGACTGTTAATAAATGTAGAATATGAATCACTACTGGCTACACTGAAAGGAAGAGGGCCCACAGAGATGACTCATGCCCTTGCATGTCACAGCAGGTTAAGACTGTAGTCAGACATCCTGTAGTCAGAGTTtgtgtgacagcagcagcactgatgCTTCCACATCAGCCTGAACAAGAAGACAAACTGCTGCTGGTCTCTGGTTCTGTGTCACTGAAACTTTGTCTTATTTTGTCTGTAGAGGACGAGTTTGAGAGGAAGATGAAAGCTTTAAAGGATGCAGCTATCAGGAGGAAATGGCAGCCCCGTGTGGCTCATGCTTTCAGCCAATGGCAGTGCTGCATGAGGCAGAGCCTCCACCTGAACCAGCTGCTGTGTTCCCCTCTACCAGAACCTCAGTGTGCCCGGTAAACACCAGACCAATGATGCGCTCCACAGATGTTTAACACACTTCATCAACTTTAACTGAGATTTTGCTTTGTCAGGCTTTACTGTGGACCTCTCCTTCATCGGCTGGCAGATGAAGACACGATTGAAGAAGTACAGAAAACACTGAGAGGAGAAAAGAAGGAATTATATGAATATTTAAAGACGATTTCTTATCCAAAAACTACTGGGGAAGGGCCCTCAAGTGAGGAACAAGTACAGAAGACTGAGATAGAGGAGAACTCAGATGAAGATTCCAAAACCAATCCAGACAATCCACACATTGTGGAAAAAACTCTGCTTATTGGTGATGCTGTACTCAGAGATGTGCAGCTAGAGACTCCAGGAACTGTGATCAATTGCATTCCAGGAGCAAGAGCAGGTGACATTAAAGCTTATCTGAAACTGCTGTTTCAGAATGAACATAGATATGGGAAGATTGTAATTCACGTTGGCAGTAATGACAGCATTTTCTGTCAATCCGAGGTCACTAAAATTAGCATTGCATCAGTTTGTAACTTTGCCAAAAAAATGTCAGAcactgtagttttctctggtcccctcccctaTGAGACCAATGATGTCATCTATAGCCGCATGCTGTCATTGAACCACTGGCTGTCTGCATGGTGTTCAGAAAACAGCGTGAAATTCTTAGATAACTGGCAAACCTTCTGGGAAAACCCTGGTCTTATTGTGGAAgatggcatccatcccactttggatggtgCAGCTCTCCTTTCTAGACGTCTGGATGAATTTATACAGAATTTGGACAAGAAAGCCGAGTTAGGGTCTGTTGTCATAGAGACTGTGACTCCATAACACCAAAGAGTCAAAACAGCTAAATGTGGTTTactaaatatattatttttacaGTAGACGTTAAGAACACAGAGAAATGAAGTGATGCAGGTTTAAGAGATTAATGGCTTCCTTATATTTTTGGATAAACATGATGACGTTTTTAAAACTTAAAGTAATgcagaaataaaacacaatccTGCCTCAACATTTAATACAGcaagaagaaaagaacaaaatcagGGAAATAAAGAGCTGTcagtttggtttgttttacTTCTTTCAGTCAGGTGATTGAGCTGCACTAACTCAAATATAGTTTATGagcagcaggaaactgaagaaaacaggAACATGGATGCCAGTCAGGtgtttaatgagcagctgagaGAGGAAAGGAGGAGCCTTTCAAGAATTTATCAGACAAATCATTTGGTATAGAcaagttttttttgtaaaatcaAACACCTTTTGGAGAGTATTCTCATCCAGAAAAACTGTAGTCTCTGTCAGATCCGGTCCTCTTTAAATTTTAGCATGTTGATGGTAAAAATGTCTTTATCTTACCCGTTCAGCTGGTGCTGTGCCTTCTGGAGTATTTTTGTTGCTTCAAGGCCTTAACAGAGCTCATTTGCAGACTCTTAGGAGTAAtcctgtttttttctgcatctGAGGCTGAATCTCAGGTGGTGTCTGTAATCAGCCATCTTACATTCTGTTTGCTCATACTGACATACAGCCCCTAATCCTGTTAACTCTGTGATTTCATGCTGTTCTCCGGTGATTTTCTTTTCATCAGATcctccccaccccaccccccccTTTATGCTCAGTTTAACAAATACAAACTTGGACCAGCCTCAGTTTTGCTAGTTCAGGAAATAAAAggtgatgaaaaataaatacattgttTTGCTCTGTTtaatgtccctgtgtgtgtgtgtgtgtgtttcactggTGTTTGATTGTAGGGGTGTTTGTTtctgttacggccctagcagggccttcTCCTGAAgttgcctgtgtgggcgtgtcctaCATATGTCCTGCCTGAGCTGCCACCTTTTTGCTTTTGAACAGCTGACTCCCATCAGCAATTAAAGGTATTTAAGGCAGGAGAACGGTGATCTCTGGTTGTTGCAGCTAGAGAGCTATGTTTGGTGATTGTTTACGCCTGCTCTGTGGAGAGGAGTGTTTGGTGaccaaactctttttttttttttttctttttatttacttttcagTTTTCTGACCAATGTCTgagttgtttgtttctttaactGGTCATAGCGGCTTGTCCTTCTCTTTTAGTTGAGTTATTAATAGAAACTtaaataaaactctttaatttaaccctTTTGCCTCCCTATCTCCTTTTTCTGACTGGGACACATTTTGTCAATTTTCCTGATCACCTGGACCCTTTTAATAGAACGTGTCATTGATGATCAATAAAGTCGGGTGAGCACAGTTTGTGTTGCATATTGTGCTTCAGCTTGTGCTGCTGTTGTACAAGGttaatgctgtgtgtgtgtgtgtgtgtgttgcatgtcATTTGTATCTCCATGCTGTAGCCCGTACCTCATCAAGTACAGGAGACATGTTGTTAGGAGTTTTATGCTTTATGAGTTTGTAAATACTAATTTACAGTCTAAGTAAtaaattgttttaaaagaatgttttctattttgttttgggATTGGTCAGAAAAACGTAGTGGGATATAAAATGttggaataaaaaacaaaataaaatttaaattatcATTCgaatttgttatttttcaactGCGTTATGGACAACAAATTTGAAAATATGATTTTGGAGGTTTTTTTGTTCACTAATATCATCAaggattaatatttttatgagtCCACATTATACTATTGAATTCAAGTTACTCAACATCCTTATGTGCCCCATcatttttattgcagtttaacCAACATGTAAAAGATTTATGACACAGAAATCACATGTAACACCATGAACAATGTTACAGAGTTTACCGGGCACATtagcaggaaaaaagaaaatattatttaagataaagacattttattttctctttttgtttgcaTAAATATCAATACCTTTTGTCTTGGCACTGCTTCTCAGACTATAACCTCATGTAACACTGATGAAGTGCTAATGAATTCATAGAAACCAGGTATTAAGCTAGATATTGTGCGATTATCAGTTGCCTCGATCGTTAGACTTAAGAAGGGCTACTGGAGCTGATGTTCaataatcaataaataaacacaacacaaaacgaTTGTGCAGGTACCATGTCTGCACAAAAGCAAGGAAAAATAACaagaaaggaaaagtaaaataacTTAAGTTTCTCCTACTGGAGCAGTTCAATCAAgcttcatcatattttctagtctttggcttggaatgaagttggtttggaaacatatttggcgatgtttcatctcctgctttgtgtttatctaggtgccccacactttgggaacctcTGATCTAAACATGGCTGCTCGAAGGCCAGCTAGGATCCCTGTGGACCTTGCCCTACAAATGATCCAGGACctgtgttgccaacttagcgactttgtcgctatatttagtgagttttcagacccccatAGCgacttatttttctaaaaagcgactagcgacaaatctggcgactttttctggtgttattggagacttatttatgacaactttttgacgtgaaagtGTGTATCACTCTTAATCTCAACAAGCAGCAggtgctgccgtgggcacctcacccgtgccaaagcgctcacaggtggaggatagtcctcccccagctgctatcagggcagaAGACGTTCACACCTCCAAATGAATCGTGCATGAGTGAAGCCGCTGCTCCCGTAatgactgtaacgcagtcacttcttcttttactgttatgatgttttgtggatcacaagatttaaaactacttataaatgcaaacacacacacaaagtaacttcACCAGAgagcctatttcgggtcacttttttCTTGCTCCAAGCCCGGATAAAGGAGGAGGGTTGGAAttgagacattaaaaaaaataattgataaaagacatttaatttgtagttctgaacacaaacatgttttgacGCCTGATTGATTGATTGCTAAGTGCTAAAATGtgaatcaaaataaaaaaatgtacatgTCAAAAATGAAATTACTCTTTTGTTTGAACAAGATATATCATCTTAACCAAAATGAGAGAAATGTCTTTAGTTTATTGCAAAAAAGCATTGATTTTTTGTGAAGACTTAggtagtgatacaaaaactgcaatttcttaaaattaatgaaaaaatacgTAAAAATGCAAATGGCCTCATGTCACATATGTGTTTTATGAGGAACACCTGGAATATGAATATATTACAACtctttgttttaaagattttgaagaaTAACACCCAGTTTATTgcaaaaacagattttatttggggtcatttttgaccccacAAAAAGAAAGAGCGTAGGTATTGGTAGGTTGTGCATCCAAGGGTTAAAGCTTACATGTAAGtgctcatgtttttaaatcacacaTTGCATACATGAGACTTGGgctttttcatattgtgaaaccTGCTGCTAAACGAACTGAGGTAAACTGTGTTAAAGGTTACATGAACATCCTCTGCAGGTaatgcaggataaacaggttagtttgctgcactgtgatgGATTCAAAGTAAAGAACTGTGTGTGACTGCTGCACAGTGTCGGTGGTTTCATGGTCACAGGTAGGTTACATGaagtgtagcagagattcaCATGAATTTAACTatgctactactactattactatGTAAGTAATAGATATATGTAAATATTAATATACACATGTACATGTCTATACTACATGTACACTAAATATACATACGTATACATATACCTGCACACATCCATACAAATAAAAGGTGCATTTTGCATGAAGCGTGTCCAtgaatgtccagaatgtcctgTGACTCATGATATTGTGATTGAGGAGTTATAGAATCAAAATGCTGTTGGAATGAATTCTCTGCGAAAGCGAGGGTGTTTCATCCAAACATTCATTCAAGGATCACCCAAAAGCTTAAAATTAGACTCACAAATGTGTACAATGATTTGTGTGTAACTTTTCAGGAAATGCGTGCTTCAATCCACACACAAATAATCAATATAAACACATGTAAGACTATATTACAAATGCGTAAATCCACACCTGAGTAAATACTGATCAATAACGCACAATTTATTAAGTTTAGCTTCATGAATATGATAACTTTCTCTTTTAGCACCGTTTGTTCCTCATCTATTTCTGCCTTTCTTTGTGTGACTGTTACTTTTATCTGAAAACACAGTCGTGTGTATTTCTACATCGCtatctttcttttaaaaaaaatagtgttttttCATGTATAACTTAGTAGCTCAGCTGTCGACTTGTTTGCAGCCTTGGTGGTTCGGGGTTATTATTAAGATCTTCTGACCACAGCTGTacagtgtttttctttgcttATGTTCTACATAAAAGATGATCAGAGTGATTACATTCATTGAAATAAAATTTGTATTATTATCTATTGATATTATATTAATATTGCATTTGTAACAGAAGTATCTCCACTTCTATTTCTCTCAATAATCAGAAGACAGTCCGAGGTAATGATTCTGTCTAACTTATCACTAACACCGTTTTTACTCTGTCATTTAAAAGTATGGGTGAATGCTCTGACGGGTCGAGAACCAATTAATTGTTTCACAAAAAGCCAGGGCACCTGAGTTTACttgaaatcaaatcaaatcaaatgaaataaaacagaagaCCACGACATGAAGATAAAAGAAATGAAACCAAAGAGTAACATAGGTATGTTAGATTAGTCAGAACAGGTGTGACTGGTTTTGTCAGTGTGGGTGTGTACCTGTATGATGTTCTAGCAGGTGTGTAAATATCTGCAGACACAGAGGCATTAGCACAATAACCACCACTCACCTTCACAACACTTTAAGGAATCATGGAGGTTTCAACCTTAAAGAAAATGATAGATGATTTGTGTCTCTATGAAGAGGTTAACATAGAAAAAACAGGTCTCATCATTGATGGTGCAGCTCTGTACTATTCTTTGTATTATACGTCTGATCCAAAGCTGGACCAGCGCTGTGGAGGAGATTATCCTGGATTCAAAGATGAGGTCTGTAACTTCTTTAAGACTCTGCAGGACTGTGAAGTCACTCCGTACGTCTTCCTGGATGGAGGCTCAGGGCCTGAGAAGCGTGAACATCTTGTGTCTCGTCTAAAACATAAACTGGAAAAAGCAAAGACAGTAGCAGAGACTGAGCCTGACGCTGCACCACAAGGATGTAACGTCTTACCACCTCTGGTAAAAGATGTCTTCATAGAAATCTTGAAGGAGAAAGACATAGAGTTTAAACAGTGTTTAGGAGAGGCAGACCCTGTAATTGTTTCTGCTGCAAATCAGAAACAATGTGCTGTGCTGTCCATTGATAAGGATTTTTACATCTTTGATTTGTGCAAAGGTTTCCTTCATCTTGACAACTTTGAGTGGAAAAGCAAAGAGGATGAAAAAATTCCTGCTAAGCTCTACACACGTTCAAAGTTTTGTGAGCATTTCAAATTGGACCCTGCTCTCATGCCAGTCTTTGCTTCAATAGCAGGAAATGATTATTCAAGATTAAAAGACAATGGTACCTTTGCAAATGAATCATCTTCACCTGGTGAGTACAGCATTAAAAGACTGGATGGTATGCTCAGCTTTTTAACTAAAGCGAATCTGGATGGTTTGAACGACTCACAGAAGAGAGAACGTGCTCTGAGTCAAGCTTTAAATCATGTTGGTAAAGAAGAGAACCAAACTTTCAAACTCGCCATTCAAAAATATGTTcaaccagaaaaaaaatgtcttgaGTTGCCGACATGGGTGAGTAAAAAAGTTGAGAGTGGAGAACTCACCACTTTCGTCATAAGTGTTTTAGATCAGAAGACTATTCTGCTGCCTGCTCTTGTGGAGGACTTTTCACAGCGCAGTAGTTACACAGCTGCTTACCCCATCAGACAGTACTTCTATGGACTGTTAACTGGAGGTCAGATGTGCACTGAATATGACAGGGATAGAGAAGAGATCAAAGACAAACGTGTCCCATCAATACTCCTCAGCAGTGATGAACAGAAACAACTGAAATTACAGCGTCTACATAAGGTACTGAGGTTAATCATGAAATATGTGTTTAATTACTCTGACAGGTCATAGATGTGTTTCCGTGGTACACGTGAGCATCTTGTCTGTGTGGTACCTCTCTGTGCAGGCTCCTGAGGGTTTGC
The Maylandia zebra isolate NMK-2024a linkage group LG7, Mzebra_GT3a, whole genome shotgun sequence DNA segment above includes these coding regions:
- the LOC106675361 gene encoding single-strand DNA endonuclease ASTE1-like, which produces MEVSTLKKMIDDLCLYEEVNIEKTGLIIDGAALYYSLYYTSDPKLDQRCGGDYPGFKDEVCNFFKTLQDCEVTPYVFLDGGSGPEKREHLVSRLKHKLEKAKTVAETEPDAAPQGCNVLPPLVKDVFIEILKEKDIEFKQCLGEADPVIVSAANQKQCAVLSIDKDFYIFDLCKGFLHLDNFEWKSKEDEKIPAKLYTRSKFCEHFKLDPALMPVFASIAGNDYSRLKDNGTFANESSSPGEYSIKRLDGMLSFLTKANLDGLNDSQKRERALSQALNHVGKEENQTFKLAIQKYVQPEKKCLELPTWVSKKVESGELTTFVISVLDQKTILLPALVEDFSQRSSYTAAYPIRQYFYGLLTGGQMCTEYDRDREEIKDKRVPSILLSSDEQKQLKLQRLHKAPEGLRRRVFEEALQVQTLDLGNIPDQLKLPVCVTVFWFKRLQHHPKPETVHCLHALLLGFVFDQHGPEDEFERKMKALKDAAIRRKWQPRVAHAFSQWLCCMRQSLHLNQLLCSPLPEPQCARLYCGPLLHRLADEDTIEEVQKTLRGEKKELYENLKTVCH